In one Arachis duranensis cultivar V14167 chromosome 9, aradu.V14167.gnm2.J7QH, whole genome shotgun sequence genomic region, the following are encoded:
- the LOC107467872 gene encoding ATP synthase subunit d, mitochondrial, producing MSGSVKKVTDVVFKAGKNIDWDGMARLIVSDEARREFNNLRRTFDEVNSQLQTKFSQEPEPIDWEYYRKGIGSRLVDMYKEHYESIEIPKYVDTVTPQYKTKFDQLLVELKEAEQKSLKESERLEKEIADVQEMKAKINTMTYDEYFAKHPELLKKYEDEIRNDYWGY from the exons atgaGCGGATCGGTGAAGAAGGTTACCGATGTGGTGTTCAAGGCCGGAAAGAACATCGACTGGGACGGAATGGCGAGGCTCATCGTCTCCGACGAGGCTCGCAGGGAGTTCAATAACCTTCGTCGTACCTTCGACGAGGTTAACTCGCAGCTCCAAACCAAGTTTAGTCAG GAGCCAGAGCCCATAGATTGGGAGTATTATAGGAAGGGAATTGGCTCTCGTTTGGTGGACATGTACAAGGAGCATTACGAGA GCATAGAGATCCCCAAATATGTTGACACAGTGACTCCTCAATATAAAACTAAATTCGATCAACTA TTAGTTGAGCTTAAAGAAGCCGAGCAGAAGTCTCTCAAGGAGTCAGAGCGTTTAGAGAAGGAAATAGCTGATGTACAAGAAATGAAG GCCAAGATTAATACCATGACATATGATGAGTACTTTGCCAAGCATCCTGAACTGTTGAAGAAGTATGAAGATGAAATCAGGAACGATTACTGGGGCTATTAA